From Serinicoccus profundi, the proteins below share one genomic window:
- a CDS encoding Lrp/AsnC family transcriptional regulator: MTEHRSSDEGWVRGGEAGQVAAPLDDTDRAIVTELRRDGRLSVRALAERVHISRATAYSRLERLHREGVITGYAAKVDSDKLGLATAAYVSVSIEQGSWREVLGALEALPGVEKVALVGAEFDMLVEVRARDNHELRDVVLGRIQGVTGVRATRTWLIFDEWER, encoded by the coding sequence ATGACTGAGCACCGTTCGTCCGACGAAGGATGGGTCCGTGGTGGCGAGGCCGGACAGGTTGCCGCACCCCTCGACGACACCGACCGCGCGATCGTCACCGAGCTGCGTCGCGACGGCCGCCTGTCGGTCCGCGCGCTCGCCGAACGGGTCCACATCAGCCGGGCGACGGCATACTCCCGGCTGGAGCGGTTGCACCGCGAGGGCGTCATCACGGGGTATGCCGCGAAGGTCGACTCGGACAAGCTCGGCCTGGCGACGGCGGCCTACGTCTCGGTGTCGATCGAGCAGGGGAGCTGGCGGGAGGTGCTCGGCGCGCTGGAGGCGTTGCCCGGGGTGGAGAAGGTGGCGCTGGTCGGCGCGGAGTTCGACATGCTAGTGGAGGTGCGCGCCCGCGACAACCACGAGCTGCGCGACGTCGTGCTCGGCCGGATCCAGGGGGTGACCGGGGTGCGTGCCACGCGGACCTGGCTGATCTTCGATGAGTGGGAGCGCTGA
- the pdhA gene encoding pyruvate dehydrogenase (acetyl-transferring) E1 component subunit alpha yields MSDITELLPCPDPVQLLAADGSAVEPSEQARARGYAMPAPEDLLAVWRAMVLGRRFDAQATALTKQGRLAVYPSSRGQDACQVAPILALEEHDWLFPTYRDSMALVTHGIDPVQVLTLLRGDWHCGYDPRATRTAPQCTPLATQAVHAAGAAHGIARRGTDALALCLIGDGATSEGDFHEGLNFAAVFEAPTVFLVQNNKYAISVPLAKQTRAPALAYKGVGYGVRSEQVDGNDPAAVLAVMREAYAHARSGKGPVLVEAHTYRMEAHTNADDATRYRTADEVDEWTGQDPIVRLQAYLVAQGHLDDARIQEVRDEAEALAADLRTRMNAEPTVEPLELFDHVYAEPTPQLREQREMVRGEIDSHVTTEEMEEAR; encoded by the coding sequence ATGAGTGACATCACCGAACTGCTCCCCTGCCCCGACCCGGTGCAGCTGCTCGCCGCCGACGGGAGCGCCGTCGAGCCGAGCGAGCAGGCGCGGGCCCGCGGCTATGCCATGCCGGCACCCGAGGACCTGCTCGCCGTCTGGCGCGCGATGGTCCTCGGTCGCCGCTTCGACGCCCAGGCGACCGCACTGACCAAGCAGGGTCGACTGGCGGTCTACCCCAGCTCCCGCGGGCAGGACGCCTGCCAGGTGGCCCCGATCCTCGCGCTCGAGGAGCACGACTGGCTGTTCCCGACCTACCGCGACTCGATGGCGCTGGTCACCCACGGGATCGACCCGGTGCAGGTCCTGACCCTGCTGCGCGGTGACTGGCACTGCGGCTACGACCCGCGGGCCACCCGCACCGCTCCCCAGTGCACGCCGCTGGCGACCCAGGCGGTCCACGCGGCCGGCGCCGCCCACGGCATCGCCCGCCGCGGCACCGACGCGCTCGCCCTGTGCCTCATCGGCGACGGCGCCACCAGCGAGGGCGACTTCCACGAGGGGCTCAACTTCGCCGCCGTCTTCGAGGCGCCCACGGTCTTCCTCGTGCAGAACAACAAGTACGCCATCTCCGTCCCCCTCGCCAAGCAGACCAGGGCACCGGCACTGGCCTACAAGGGCGTCGGCTACGGCGTGCGCAGCGAGCAGGTCGACGGCAACGACCCCGCCGCCGTGCTCGCGGTGATGCGCGAGGCCTACGCCCACGCCCGGTCGGGCAAGGGCCCGGTCCTCGTCGAGGCGCACACCTACCGGATGGAGGCGCACACCAACGCCGACGACGCCACCCGCTACCGCACCGCCGACGAGGTCGACGAGTGGACCGGGCAGGACCCGATCGTCCGGCTCCAGGCATACCTCGTCGCGCAGGGACACCTCGACGACGCCCGCATCCAGGAGGTGCGCGACGAGGCCGAGGCCCTCGCCGCCGACCTGCGGACCCGCATGAACGCCGAGCCGACCGTGGAGCCGCTCGAGCTCTTCGACCACGTCTACGCCGAGCCGACGCCCCAGCTGCGCGAGCAGCGGGAGATGGTGCGTGGCGAGATCGACAGCCACGTCACCACCGAGGAGATGGAGGAGGCCCGATGA
- a CDS encoding biotin/lipoyl-containing protein, whose amino-acid sequence MTQVFRLPDLGEGLTEAEIVEWHVSAGDVVGVDQEVVTVETAKAAVSVPCPYAGTVARVHAEPGQVLPVGEPLITIGEIGADGSAGSGDDAQPSGGAPGGHGGADGEQYREEERAGARLPEGQAAGEAGGGSQDEPERPLIGYGAGEGPARRTGGARRRRRAATPATPATPATTTRPPHRAPQMVADPPHRAPQMVADPPHRAPQMVGARCG is encoded by the coding sequence ATGACGCAGGTCTTCCGGCTCCCCGACCTCGGCGAGGGCCTCACCGAGGCCGAGATCGTCGAGTGGCACGTGTCCGCCGGCGACGTGGTCGGCGTCGACCAGGAGGTCGTCACGGTCGAGACCGCCAAGGCCGCGGTGTCGGTGCCCTGCCCGTATGCCGGCACCGTCGCCCGCGTGCACGCCGAGCCCGGCCAGGTGCTCCCCGTGGGTGAGCCGCTCATCACGATCGGCGAGATCGGTGCCGACGGCAGCGCGGGGAGCGGTGACGACGCCCAGCCCTCCGGCGGCGCACCAGGGGGCCACGGCGGCGCGGACGGTGAGCAGTACCGCGAGGAGGAGCGGGCCGGCGCCCGGCTCCCCGAGGGCCAGGCCGCCGGTGAGGCGGGCGGTGGCTCGCAGGACGAGCCGGAGCGCCCGCTCATCGGCTACGGCGCGGGTGAGGGCCCCGCTCGCCGCACTGGCGGCGCCCGGCGCCGCCGCCGCGCGGCCACCCCGGCCACCCCGGCCACCCCGGCGACCACTACCCGTCCACCCCACCGAGCGCCGCAAATGGTCGCGGACCCACCCCACCGAGCGCCGCAGATGGTCGCGGACCCACCCCACCGAGCGCCCCAGATGGTGGGCGCGCGGTGCGGGTGA
- a CDS encoding dihydrolipoamide acetyltransferase family protein, whose translation MISPLVRQLAREHGVDLALVPPGPTGVIRRADLTAYLERGSDRPDAGPARIAGAGAAGRPSGHGATTRIPIQGVQRLMVERLSTSRREIPDATTWVDVDATRLMKTKDALKTARPDAGIGVLPLLARITVAGLAAYPALNSSVDTEAGEIVHHGAVNLGFAAQSPRGLVVPVVRDAHAMTTTELAAALRELTLKARDGKLSPAELTGGTFTLNNYGVFGVDGSTPIINHPEAAMLGVGRIVDKPWVHRGKLKVRKVTQLSFTFDHRVCDGGTAGGFLRFVADCVEQPAALLADL comes from the coding sequence GTGATCTCCCCGCTCGTGCGCCAGCTGGCCCGTGAGCACGGCGTCGACCTGGCCCTGGTGCCCCCGGGCCCCACGGGCGTGATCCGCCGGGCCGACCTGACGGCATACCTCGAGCGTGGATCGGACCGGCCGGACGCCGGGCCGGCGCGCATCGCCGGTGCGGGCGCCGCGGGCCGCCCATCTGGCCACGGCGCGACGACGCGCATACCGATCCAGGGCGTCCAGCGCCTCATGGTCGAGCGCCTGAGCACCTCCCGCCGCGAGATCCCCGACGCCACGACCTGGGTCGATGTCGACGCCACCCGGCTGATGAAGACCAAGGACGCGCTCAAGACCGCCCGGCCCGACGCCGGGATCGGCGTGCTCCCGCTGCTGGCCCGGATCACCGTGGCGGGGCTGGCGGCCTACCCGGCGCTCAACTCCTCGGTCGACACCGAGGCCGGCGAGATCGTGCACCACGGTGCGGTCAACCTCGGCTTCGCGGCGCAGAGCCCACGCGGGCTCGTGGTGCCGGTCGTCCGCGACGCGCACGCCATGACGACGACCGAACTCGCGGCCGCGCTGCGTGAGCTGACCCTCAAGGCACGGGACGGCAAGCTCTCGCCGGCCGAGCTGACCGGAGGGACGTTCACGCTCAACAACTACGGGGTCTTCGGCGTGGACGGCTCGACGCCGATCATCAACCACCCCGAGGCGGCCATGCTCGGCGTGGGCCGGATCGTGGACAAGCCGTGGGTCCACCGGGGCAAGCTCAAGGTCAGGAAGGTCACCCAGCTGTCCTTCACCTTCGACCACCGGGTCTGCGACGGCGGCACCGCCGGCGGGTTCCTGCGCTTCGTGGCCGACTGCGTCGAGCAACCCGCCGCGCTGCTGGCCGACCTCTGA
- a CDS encoding cell wall-binding repeat-containing protein: protein MLLTGPDKVPTATREALERLGPERVVLTGGSGAVSEDVLRALLRLAS, encoded by the coding sequence GTGCTCCTGACCGGCCCGGACAAGGTGCCGACCGCGACCCGCGAGGCGCTCGAGCGGCTCGGGCCCGAGCGGGTCGTCCTCACCGGTGGCTCCGGCGCCGTGAGCGAGGACGTGCTCAGGGCCCTGCTCCGCCTCGCCTCCTGA
- a CDS encoding cell wall-binding repeat-containing protein, whose product MSLRHRHGRRRPEIALRACAAALLAGVLALTGLPATALTGDEDDLGARALRDEGWSEPRMEFDDLTPGPPVLPMTPPVTAVTRMYPSYYADGCHVGRTGTTVRPGCVYGDVDSDVEVAVLGSSKVGQYFPALEEIALREGWRLRMYTKLACSFADEPEPSYPECDAYKAALRTHLLANPPDMVITGGMRRDVADGYTRTWTWLRELGVKQVVALWDSPVPSDGNPSACVAEALEEGYSLRSCVVSLPESRSGNPSMRDAAERVPGALFVDLRDWVCPTSYLSPRCASVVGRAQLYGSGSHLVPSYTATLTDPLHQRLHEAGVAAYRPSVDRVGGADRYATAALLSRDTEPGGRVFLTSGRDFPDALAAAAKAGARGEAVLLTGGPALPSVTREALVRLQPSEVVVVGGEDAVPQSVLEQVARLAPVDRVSGGSRYETAAALAGMDPVVEQGSVYVATGAGFPDALAAAARAGQQSAPILLVRQDGIPEATAAALRRLDPARIVVVGGEGAVSDKVARELGDLGRSVQRIGGADRYATAALLAGQSAEVLHVGPACPSPMRSRPVRWRPRRAAPCS is encoded by the coding sequence GTGTCCCTCCGTCACCGCCACGGGCGCCGCCGCCCGGAGATCGCCCTGCGTGCCTGTGCCGCCGCCCTGCTGGCCGGCGTGCTGGCCCTCACCGGGCTGCCCGCGACCGCGCTCACCGGGGACGAGGACGACCTCGGCGCGCGTGCCCTGCGGGACGAGGGGTGGAGCGAGCCGCGCATGGAGTTCGACGACCTGACCCCGGGCCCACCGGTGCTGCCGATGACCCCGCCGGTGACCGCGGTGACCCGTATGTACCCCTCCTACTACGCCGACGGCTGCCACGTGGGACGCACCGGCACGACCGTGCGTCCCGGCTGTGTCTACGGCGACGTCGACAGCGACGTGGAGGTGGCCGTCCTCGGATCCTCCAAGGTGGGGCAATACTTCCCCGCCCTCGAGGAGATCGCCCTGCGCGAGGGGTGGCGGCTGCGGATGTACACCAAGCTCGCCTGCTCCTTCGCCGACGAGCCCGAGCCGAGCTACCCCGAGTGCGACGCCTATAAGGCTGCGCTGCGCACGCACCTCCTCGCCAACCCGCCGGACATGGTCATCACCGGGGGTATGCGGCGCGACGTCGCCGACGGCTACACCCGCACCTGGACCTGGCTGCGCGAGCTCGGGGTGAAGCAGGTCGTGGCCCTCTGGGACTCCCCGGTCCCGAGCGACGGCAACCCGTCCGCCTGCGTCGCCGAGGCGCTCGAGGAGGGCTACAGCCTGCGCTCCTGCGTCGTGTCGCTGCCGGAGTCGCGCAGCGGCAACCCCTCGATGCGCGACGCGGCCGAGCGGGTGCCGGGCGCGCTCTTCGTCGACCTCCGGGACTGGGTCTGCCCCACGTCATACCTCAGCCCGCGGTGCGCCTCGGTGGTCGGGCGTGCCCAGCTCTACGGCAGCGGTTCGCACCTCGTCCCGAGCTACACCGCGACCCTCACCGACCCGTTGCACCAGCGCCTGCACGAGGCGGGGGTGGCGGCCTACCGTCCCTCGGTCGACCGGGTGGGCGGCGCGGACCGGTATGCCACCGCGGCGCTGCTCTCCCGCGACACCGAACCGGGTGGGCGGGTCTTCCTCACCAGCGGCCGCGACTTCCCGGACGCGCTGGCCGCCGCGGCCAAGGCCGGCGCCCGTGGGGAGGCCGTGCTGCTGACCGGTGGCCCGGCGCTGCCCTCGGTCACGCGCGAGGCGCTGGTGCGGTTGCAGCCGAGCGAGGTCGTCGTCGTGGGCGGCGAGGACGCCGTGCCCCAGAGCGTGCTGGAGCAGGTCGCCCGCCTGGCGCCCGTGGACCGAGTGTCGGGGGGCAGCCGCTACGAGACGGCGGCGGCCCTGGCCGGGATGGACCCGGTCGTGGAGCAGGGGAGTGTCTACGTCGCGACGGGAGCGGGCTTCCCCGACGCACTCGCGGCCGCGGCCCGTGCCGGGCAGCAGAGTGCTCCGATCCTGCTCGTGCGGCAGGACGGGATCCCCGAGGCCACCGCTGCCGCGCTGCGGCGCCTCGACCCGGCCCGGATCGTCGTGGTCGGTGGGGAGGGCGCCGTCTCCGACAAGGTCGCCCGGGAGCTGGGTGACCTCGGGCGCAGCGTGCAGAGGATCGGCGGCGCTGACCGCTATGCCACGGCCGCCCTGCTCGCGGGCCAGTCGGCCGAGGTGCTGCACGTCGGGCCGGCGTGTCCTTCGCCGATGCGCTCGCGGCCGGTCCGGTGGCGGCCGCGAAGGGCGGCGCCGTGCTCCTGA
- a CDS encoding aminoglycoside phosphotransferase family protein encodes MEQSDVVALALARPWADQDWAAPLLETFPRTLAQTVHRWGLVIERAHTDGVGLPVLEVRRGSERAAVKFDDAGTDLTQQVRVMTAAGGRGYCRVLDHDPQIGAALLERLGPSLARTTPDGLAQVDVLVRLLEAAWELPTEVAQAEQPSEKASQLLAIVETEVAEGGWVQRHTSAFDRAGRLARALVADPHPERVVVHGDAHSLNALQRPGGGYAFIDPDGFLCERDYDAGVVLRDLMTELEAIAGADGGAAVRNWHRRQVASVSARLRLEPDRVDAWAFVERVSTGVWLHRLGYREEAERWLRSADLLAPG; translated from the coding sequence GTGGAGCAGTCGGACGTCGTGGCGCTGGCGCTGGCCCGGCCGTGGGCGGACCAGGACTGGGCCGCACCCCTCCTCGAAACCTTCCCGCGGACCCTCGCGCAGACGGTGCACCGGTGGGGGCTGGTCATCGAGCGGGCGCACACCGACGGGGTCGGACTGCCGGTGCTGGAGGTGCGCCGGGGCTCGGAGCGGGCCGCGGTGAAGTTCGACGACGCCGGCACCGACCTGACCCAGCAGGTGCGGGTCATGACGGCGGCCGGGGGCCGTGGCTACTGCCGGGTGCTCGACCACGACCCGCAGATCGGGGCCGCCCTGCTCGAGCGCCTCGGCCCGTCGCTGGCGCGCACGACCCCGGACGGTCTGGCCCAGGTGGACGTGCTCGTGCGGCTGCTCGAGGCGGCCTGGGAGCTCCCGACCGAGGTGGCGCAGGCGGAGCAGCCGAGCGAGAAGGCCAGCCAGCTGCTCGCCATCGTGGAGACCGAGGTCGCCGAGGGCGGGTGGGTGCAGCGGCATACCTCGGCGTTCGACCGGGCGGGCCGCCTGGCCCGCGCCCTCGTCGCGGACCCGCACCCCGAGCGCGTGGTCGTCCACGGCGACGCGCACAGCCTCAACGCGCTGCAGCGACCCGGGGGCGGGTATGCCTTCATCGACCCGGACGGCTTCCTCTGCGAGCGCGACTACGACGCCGGCGTCGTGCTGCGCGACCTCATGACCGAGCTCGAGGCGATCGCCGGGGCCGACGGCGGGGCGGCGGTGCGGAACTGGCACCGGCGCCAGGTCGCGTCGGTGAGCGCCCGCCTGCGCCTGGAGCCGGACCGGGTGGACGCCTGGGCCTTCGTGGAGCGGGTGTCGACCGGCGTCTGGCTGCACCGGCTCGGCTACCGCGAGGAGGCGGAGCGCTGGCTGCGTTCCGCCGACCTCCTGGCGCCCGGCTGA
- a CDS encoding electron transfer flavoprotein subunit alpha/FixB family protein, with translation MSVLVVVEPDEGAEGGLSVVSRETLTLARAMPGGAAGLAAVLVGGVGAPDEAVLAHCREQGVDTLYVCGDERLERYAARAWAKVTGAAVEAGGAAYLVAGGTPRGNEVLAHVAATRGVPMATNVVAVVQEDPVEVERQVVGGAVLERVALSGSPAIASVAGHAVVPEASPTPGEAQVEQVAVELTEADLTAQVVRLEAREGGDTSALTGADVVVGAGRGVGGADRFADVEALAARLGGAVGVSRVVTSLGWRPHHEQVGQTGSRIAPDLYLACGISGAIQHWAGCSSSKTIIAVNTDGEAPMVTQARYAVLGDMHEVLPAVLAELGEP, from the coding sequence ATGAGCGTGCTGGTGGTCGTGGAGCCCGACGAGGGTGCGGAGGGCGGCCTGTCGGTCGTCTCCCGGGAGACGTTGACGCTGGCGCGGGCGATGCCGGGCGGGGCCGCCGGGCTGGCTGCCGTGCTGGTCGGCGGGGTGGGTGCTCCGGACGAGGCCGTCCTCGCGCACTGCCGGGAGCAGGGCGTGGACACGCTCTACGTCTGCGGCGACGAGCGGCTCGAGCGGTATGCCGCCCGCGCCTGGGCGAAGGTGACCGGCGCCGCCGTGGAGGCGGGCGGTGCGGCATACCTCGTCGCCGGTGGGACGCCTCGGGGCAACGAGGTGCTGGCGCACGTCGCGGCGACGCGCGGGGTGCCGATGGCGACCAATGTCGTGGCGGTCGTGCAGGAGGACCCGGTCGAGGTCGAGCGGCAGGTCGTCGGCGGCGCGGTCCTGGAGCGGGTCGCGCTGTCCGGCTCGCCAGCCATCGCGTCGGTCGCCGGGCACGCGGTGGTGCCGGAGGCCTCACCGACGCCGGGTGAGGCGCAGGTCGAGCAGGTCGCGGTCGAACTGACCGAGGCGGACCTGACGGCGCAGGTGGTACGGCTGGAGGCTCGCGAGGGCGGCGACACCTCGGCGCTGACCGGCGCCGACGTCGTCGTCGGCGCCGGTCGAGGCGTCGGGGGTGCGGACCGGTTCGCCGACGTCGAGGCCCTCGCCGCCCGGCTGGGCGGTGCCGTGGGCGTGTCCCGCGTCGTGACGAGCCTCGGCTGGCGGCCCCACCACGAGCAGGTCGGTCAGACCGGCAGCCGCATCGCTCCGGACCTCTACCTTGCCTGCGGGATCAGCGGCGCGATCCAGCACTGGGCCGGGTGCAGCTCGTCGAAGACGATCATCGCGGTGAACACCGACGGTGAGGCGCCGATGGTCACCCAGGCGAGGTATGCCGTCCTCGGCGACATGCACGAGGTCCTCCCGGCCGTGCTGGCCGAGCTGGGGGAGCCGTAG
- a CDS encoding electron transfer flavoprotein subunit beta/FixA family protein — MTDVLVCVKRVPDASGEVVLTPDGSSVDGRYAGYTMSAHEECAVEIAASVAGESGGSVTVLTLGDDDSVEQLRAALAVGAHEAVRVDAVADDYGPADVAAAIAEVVRSREASGSGFGLVLVGNDAADTGDHQVGIRLAHLLDRPVVAGAQQVAISGDRVDVRVGTAAGTEVYDLPLPAVLTVLEGGVEPRYPNISGRMKAKKAPIEVVEPAVVPQGSGRLGLRVLPPPESNVELLGEGAAAAPRLVEVLREMGVVR; from the coding sequence ATGACCGACGTCCTGGTCTGCGTGAAGCGGGTGCCGGACGCCTCCGGCGAGGTGGTTCTGACGCCGGACGGCAGCTCGGTCGACGGCCGGTATGCCGGCTACACCATGAGCGCGCACGAGGAGTGCGCCGTGGAGATCGCGGCCTCGGTCGCCGGGGAGAGCGGCGGGTCGGTCACCGTCCTCACCCTCGGTGACGACGACAGCGTGGAACAGCTGCGGGCGGCGCTGGCGGTCGGGGCGCACGAGGCGGTGCGGGTCGACGCCGTGGCCGACGACTACGGCCCGGCTGACGTGGCCGCGGCGATCGCCGAGGTCGTGCGGTCCCGGGAGGCGAGCGGGTCGGGCTTCGGGCTCGTCCTCGTCGGCAACGACGCCGCCGACACCGGTGACCACCAGGTCGGTATCCGGCTGGCGCACCTGCTCGACCGTCCGGTGGTCGCCGGGGCTCAGCAGGTCGCGATCAGCGGGGACCGGGTGGACGTGCGGGTCGGGACGGCGGCCGGCACCGAGGTCTACGACCTGCCGCTGCCGGCCGTGCTCACCGTCCTGGAGGGTGGCGTGGAGCCGCGCTACCCCAACATCAGCGGTCGGATGAAGGCCAAGAAGGCGCCGATCGAGGTGGTCGAGCCCGCGGTGGTGCCGCAGGGCTCGGGGCGGCTCGGTCTGCGGGTCCTGCCGCCGCCGGAGAGCAACGTCGAGCTGCTCGGCGAGGGGGCGGCCGCCGCGCCGCGCCTCGTCGAGGTGCTGCGGGAGATGGGAGTCGTGCGATGA
- a CDS encoding GcvT family protein, which translates to MSTSSLPDRCDVLVIGAGIVGNSLVHHLAELGWTDIVQIDKGPLPNPGGSTGHASNFIFPVDHSREITDLTLDSMRQYDEMGVLTTSGGIEVARTEERMEELRRRMSSAKAWGIESRMVTPAEVAELVPFLDPDVIVGGFYTPSVGVVDSLRAGTIMREKAQAKGVLTTVPNVEVTGMTVTEGRISAVQTDKGDIEAPVVVIACGVWSPRLARMAGAHIPLTPAVHQMISVGPCEPLAEKPGEISYPIIRDMDTFCYERQHGSDMEVGSYAHRAILHEPDEIPSIAQAKLSPTEMPFTEDDFDPQLEQALELMPELLGDERAEIRYAINGLLSLTPDGAPVLGETPEVKGLWSCAAVWIKEGPGVGRAVAEWMTHGIPEIDLGHSDIARFYPHQRTRAHIRARTSEAFNKTYGIVHPAEQWSSSRPVRKSPMWESQQALGAEFFEAVGWERPQWYASNAPLLEEFGDAVMPREHEWDARWWSPIINAEHLALRARGGIVDLTAFAIFDIVGPVAMEAVQRIIVAQADVPIGRVVYTPVLDEQGGFRSDLTVMRLAHDRFRAVTGGAHGMVDAKWFADHLPEGASLVDLTSSLTTIGLWGPRAADVLGALTDDDLSPETFRFGTCKLIEVGELSVLASRISYVGEFGWELYAPIETGAALWERLVETGREHGVVPVGIGVYTATGRIEKGYRAYGAELDSERTLAETGMQRPKVKDADFIGKAAITAQAQEEPKAVLCALTVDDHTSASGVKRYMLGGEPILTRDGQTLTDGHGHHPYVTSAASAPSLGKHVLLAFLPPEQAVVGTELAVSYMEELYPVTVASIDATPLLDPDNLRVKGRYAELEQADADASAGAEPVGVASR; encoded by the coding sequence ATGAGCACCTCCTCCCTCCCCGACCGCTGCGACGTCCTGGTCATCGGGGCCGGCATCGTCGGCAACTCGCTGGTCCATCACCTCGCCGAGCTGGGCTGGACCGACATCGTCCAGATCGACAAGGGCCCCCTGCCCAACCCGGGCGGGTCCACCGGGCACGCCTCCAACTTCATCTTCCCCGTCGACCACAGCCGTGAGATCACCGACCTGACGCTGGACTCGATGCGGCAGTACGACGAGATGGGCGTGCTCACCACCTCCGGTGGCATCGAGGTCGCCCGGACCGAGGAGCGGATGGAGGAGCTGAGGCGGCGTATGTCCTCGGCCAAAGCCTGGGGCATCGAGTCGCGAATGGTGACGCCGGCCGAGGTGGCCGAGCTGGTGCCCTTCCTCGACCCCGACGTCATCGTCGGTGGCTTCTACACCCCCAGCGTCGGCGTCGTCGACTCCCTCCGCGCCGGGACGATCATGCGGGAGAAGGCGCAGGCCAAGGGCGTGCTCACCACCGTCCCCAACGTCGAGGTCACGGGGATGACCGTCACCGAGGGTCGGATCAGCGCGGTGCAGACCGACAAGGGCGACATCGAGGCGCCGGTCGTCGTCATCGCCTGCGGGGTCTGGAGCCCACGGCTGGCACGGATGGCCGGCGCGCACATCCCGCTCACCCCCGCGGTGCACCAGATGATCTCGGTCGGCCCGTGCGAGCCGCTGGCGGAGAAGCCCGGGGAGATCAGCTATCCGATCATCCGCGACATGGACACCTTCTGCTACGAGCGCCAGCACGGCTCCGACATGGAGGTCGGCTCCTACGCGCACCGCGCGATCCTGCACGAGCCCGACGAGATCCCCTCGATCGCCCAGGCCAAGCTGAGCCCGACCGAGATGCCCTTCACCGAGGACGACTTCGACCCCCAGCTCGAGCAGGCCCTCGAGCTCATGCCCGAGCTGCTCGGCGACGAGCGGGCCGAGATCCGCTACGCCATCAACGGCCTGCTCTCCCTCACGCCCGACGGCGCGCCCGTGCTCGGGGAGACCCCCGAGGTCAAGGGGCTGTGGAGCTGCGCCGCCGTGTGGATCAAGGAGGGGCCCGGCGTCGGCCGGGCGGTCGCCGAGTGGATGACCCACGGCATACCCGAGATCGACCTGGGGCACAGCGACATCGCCCGCTTCTACCCTCACCAGCGCACCCGCGCCCACATCCGGGCACGCACGTCCGAGGCGTTCAACAAGACCTACGGCATCGTCCACCCCGCGGAGCAGTGGTCCAGCTCCCGACCGGTGCGCAAGAGCCCGATGTGGGAGAGCCAGCAGGCCCTCGGCGCGGAGTTCTTCGAGGCCGTCGGGTGGGAGCGGCCCCAGTGGTATGCCTCCAACGCGCCGCTGCTGGAGGAGTTCGGCGACGCGGTCATGCCGCGTGAGCACGAGTGGGACGCGCGCTGGTGGTCCCCGATCATCAACGCCGAGCACCTCGCGCTGCGGGCCCGCGGCGGCATCGTCGACCTCACCGCCTTCGCGATCTTCGACATCGTCGGCCCTGTCGCGATGGAGGCGGTGCAGCGGATCATCGTCGCTCAGGCCGACGTGCCGATCGGGCGGGTGGTCTACACCCCGGTCCTGGACGAGCAGGGCGGCTTCCGCTCCGACCTCACCGTCATGCGGCTGGCCCACGACCGCTTCCGCGCGGTCACCGGCGGGGCGCACGGCATGGTCGACGCCAAGTGGTTCGCCGACCACCTGCCCGAGGGGGCCTCCCTGGTCGATCTGACCTCGTCCCTGACGACGATCGGCCTCTGGGGCCCGCGGGCCGCCGACGTGCTCGGGGCGCTGACCGACGACGACCTGTCGCCGGAGACGTTCCGCTTCGGGACGTGCAAGCTCATCGAGGTGGGCGAGCTCTCGGTGCTGGCCTCCCGGATCTCCTACGTCGGCGAGTTCGGCTGGGAGCTCTACGCCCCGATCGAGACCGGTGCGGCGCTCTGGGAGCGGCTCGTCGAGACCGGGCGGGAGCACGGTGTGGTGCCGGTCGGGATCGGGGTCTACACCGCGACCGGCCGGATCGAGAAGGGCTACCGGGCCTACGGCGCCGAGCTCGACTCCGAGCGCACCCTCGCCGAGACCGGCATGCAGCGACCCAAGGTCAAGGACGCCGACTTCATCGGCAAGGCGGCGATCACCGCGCAGGCGCAGGAGGAGCCGAAGGCGGTCCTGTGCGCGTTGACCGTCGACGACCACACCAGCGCCAGCGGGGTGAAGCGCTACATGCTCGGCGGTGAGCCGATCCTCACCCGCGACGGCCAGACCCTCACCGACGGCCACGGCCACCACCCCTACGTCACCTCGGCGGCCTCCGCCCCGAGCCTGGGCAAGCACGTGCTCCTGGCCTTCCTGCCGCCCGAGCAGGCCGTCGTCGGCACCGAGCTGGCCGTGTCCTACATGGAGGAGCTCTATCCCGTGACCGTCGCGAGCATCGACGCGACGCCACTGCTCGACCCGGACAACCTGCGGGTCAAGGGTCGGTATGCCGAGCTCGAGCAGGCCGATGCCGACGCCTCGGCAGGCGCCGAGCCGGTGGGGGTGGCCTCCCGATGA